A stretch of the Tachysurus fulvidraco isolate hzauxx_2018 chromosome 18, HZAU_PFXX_2.0, whole genome shotgun sequence genome encodes the following:
- the LOC113658472 gene encoding calmodulin-regulated spectrin-associated protein 3 isoform X3: MVDSVPEIRPLERYEPNRAKTCASLRWLLCKAFGSSDDVPADLSESIPSDQDGDAVGVALECLLLSCELYSRTYLSVQQRNTHSQTHSHTHSHKDLLQLLQQHSAPPIHTQTHTPVTDTELSSKPINMAAHLALIDSLMSLAAMETVSVVKMAKEAEQFGDGSSWENSLLFWINKLNQKLRESTETEEGQKTQRCTDLQPLQPSCPSRWYWKLVPHAIAFCLKESGKKPPVIRYRKDKVRSKQTPTFSVVSGVQDLSNGCAIAATVHFYCPQILPLEEVCLKDTMSVADSLYNLQLIREFCNDHLQGCCPLGFEDLLYAPPILWVNIMCFLAELLAVFEVQKPDIVKPVHSLDLTDASDLKDCTSPINGNSGSQFLLKQPLLSLTSPVSSNGGTDGRGWGKKQISDVDVVMGNPLFRSVSTDSLTMATNPALYSPPEDLSKLIGQAPLGELPAIEEALQVIHTVRNEPRQRPEGAPAGFFLHSHDKDETRLSSSAPCRSGMMYRPISGEGISDRRPTGCSKDSDMPEDLGTPTNGPTGGQMTSFAERRKRLPESPGASRVLGSEEPSSPGMMSPVGTAEAEELGAQLEEKRKAIESQKRRIEAIFTKHRQRLGKSAFLQLQRQQGEGGNGVKEEADSLSLDERLNKMEEALQKEEDKEKEEDKRKKDKKKDEEIEERDREQNVKLPPKLEKQVTFSLEPEKVPEKEPPLVEYNEAVSKLTSALQALQKDMQRLTEQQQKLMGKKTSASSSSKTLPLKTIPSPSKAWVIPASPKIAATPPRLSRESTRDLSPSGSPSRQSDLKSPKTSKNSTRKLYNNSPPPKSPKRQHPSRPSDLGFQPLTRVLSPLQNVDTLPHLRRVSPSQCQVQTNSTLRIGGPRTPQEPESQPQQQSAQESAESESASSDEHTPIFSLELEPTDPAPPPAVECAASVCAGSSSGAPSECSFLSDVLVSASLRQEEGETDQEQLDIFSSDSMSDHTETESRAGVSFYFKEEGLSEEEMALKRALLLERQQRRAEEIKKRRERQEQENPSHLSSTDSLLQYVTPSLSQSLPTTYPPPLPPQTANTPRTPQATPPGTPQRRGGFTKAEYERRHQLKIMADLERALKQKPAQRSNKKHTHSPRKEKKVEQQNLVQPNGPLPPDKATSTSDSTSKLMSPGLLSNQNGEKDWENGCNGSSPAEYTGPKLFKEPSLKSNKFIIHNALSRCCLAGKVNESQKNKIVEEMEKSSANHFLILLRDSNCQFRAIYTLDGQSGEMQRLCGVGPRTIPCSSVEAIYKYNSDRKQFSTLPSRTVSMSVDAFTISAQLWQSKKQSTPKKTATPK; the protein is encoded by the exons atgGTGGACTCGGTACCGGAGATCAGGCCTCTGGAGCGCTATGAGCCGAACCGAGCCAAAACCTGCGCCAGTCTCCGGTGGCTCCTGTGCAAAGCGTTCGGTTCCTCAG ATGATGTTCCAGCAGATCTGAGTGAATCTATACCTAGTGATCAGGATGGTGATGCAGTGGGCGTGGCTCTGGAGTGCCTCCTGCTGTCCTGTGAGCTGTACTCTCGCACATATCTGTCTGTCCAGCAGCgaaacacacactcgcaaacacactcacacacacactcgcacaaagACCTGCTGCAGCTactccagcagcacagtgcacCACcaatacacactcaaacacacacaccggtcACGGACACTGAACTGTCAAGCAAACCTATCAacatg GCAGCTCATTTGGCCCTGATAGATTCCCTGATGTCACTGGCTGCCATGGAGACGGTCAGCGTGGTAAAGATGGCCAAGGAGGCGGAGCAGTTTGGGGATGGAAGCAGCTGGGAAAACTCACTCCTGTTCTGGATCAACAAG ttgAATCAAAAGttgagagagagcacagagactGAAGAGGGTCAGAAGACACAACGCTGCACAGATCTCCAACCTCTTCAACCATCT TGTCCATCACGCTGGTACTGGAAGCTGGTTCCA CATGCCATCGCTTTTTGTTTGAAGGAGTCGGGGAAAAAACCTCCAGTG ATCCGCTACAGAAAGGACAAGGTGCGATCTAAACAGACTCCCACCTTTTCAGTCGTGTCTGGAGTGCAAGATCTGTCCAACGGCTGTGCCATCGCTGCTACCGTACACTTCTACTGCCCCCAGATTTTGCCCCTAGAAG aaGTTTGTCTGAAGGACACCATGTCAGTAGCAGACAGCTTATATAATCTGCAGTTGATTAGAGAGTTTTGCAATGACCACCTGCAAGGCTGCTGCCCACTAGGTTTTGAGGACCTACTGTATGCCCCGCCCATATTATGG GTGAACATCATGTGCTTCTTGGCTGAGCTCCTTGCTGTGTTTGAAGTGCAAAAACCTGATATAGTCAAGCCAGTGCACAGCTTGGACCTGACAG ATGCCTCTGATTTAAAGGACTGCACCAGCCCTATCAATGGCAATAG TGGATCACAGTTCCTGCTTAAGCAACCCCTCTTATCATTGACATCCCCAGTTTCTTCTAATGGTGGAACAG ATGGCCGAGGCTGGGGTAAAAAACAGATCAG TGATGTGGATGTCGTAATGGGCAATCCTCTGTTCCGGTCAGTTAGCACTGACAGCctcaccatggcaacaaacCCTGCTTTGTACTCACCTCCTGAAGATCTGAGTAAGCTGATAGGTCAGGCTCCGCTGGGGGAGTTGCCTGCTATTGAGGAGGCACTGCAAGTCATTCACACAGTGCGGAATGAACCACGTCAGCGTCCAGAGGGGGCACCAGCTGGTTTCTTCCTCCACTCCCATGATAAGGATGAGACCAGACTGAGCAGCTCTGCCCCGTGCCGTTCTGGGATGATGTACAGACCAATCAGTGGGGAAGGAATTAGTGACAGAAGGCCAACAGGTTGTTCCAAAGATTCTGACATGCCAGAAGACCTTGGAACACCCACCAATGGACCAACAGGAGGCCAAATGACAAGTTTCGCTGAGCGTAGGAAAAGGCTTCCAGAGTCTCCGGGGGCTTCTAGGGTCCTGGGCTCAGAGGAACCTTCAAGCCCAGGGATGATGAGCCCTGTTGGCACAGCGGAGGCTGAGGAGCTAGGGGCACAATTGGAGGAAAAACGCAAAGCCATTGAATCACAGAAGAGACGGATAGAGGCAATCTTTACAAAGCACAGACAGAGACTCGGCAAGAGCGCCTTCCTACAACTGCAACGGCAACAAGGGGAAGGAGGAAATGGAGTCAAAGAAGAGGCAGATTCACTTAGTCTAGATGAAAGACTTAATAAAATGGAGGAAGCGCTTCAAAAAGAGGAAGATaaggagaaagaggaagacaagagaaagaaagacaagaaaaaagacGAGGAAATAgaagagagggacagagaacAAAATGTCAAACTGCCACCCAAACTGGAGAAGCAGGTGACATTCTCATTGGAGCCGGAGAAGGTGCCTGAGAAAGAGCCACCACTGGTTGAATACAACGAGGCAGTGTCCAAGCTAACCTCTGCCTTGCAAGCACTACAGAAGGATATGCAGCGTCTCACAGAACAGCAACAGAAGCTTATGGGAAAGAAAACATCAGCATCTTCATCATCCAAAACCCTGCCACTTAAAACAATCCCATCTCCAAGCAAAGCATGGGTCATACCAGCAAGTCCAAAAATCGCAGCCACACCCCCTCGTCTCTCACGTGAATCCACCCGTGACCTTTCACCCTCAGGGTCACCATCACGTCAAAGTGACCTTAAATCACCTAAAACATCCAAAAACTCCACTCGTAAGCTTTATAACAACTCCCCTCCTCCTAAGAGCCCCAAACGACAGCACCCCAGCCGTCCCAGTGACCTTGGTTTCCAGCCCCTCACCCGTGTCCTCTCACCTCTCCAGAATGTTGACACACTACCCCACCTTCGACGTGTTTCTCCCAGTCAATGTCAGGTGCAGACCAACTCCACCCTTCGAATCGGAGGTCCACGAACACCCCAGGAGCCTGAAAGTCAACCCCAACAGCAATCAGCCCAAGAGAGTGCAGAGTCTGAATCTGCTTCCAGCGACGAGCACACTCCAATTTTCAGTCTGGAACTGGAGCCCACTGACCCTGCACCACCCCCTGCTG TGGAATGTGCTGCGAGTGTTTGTGCTGGCAGTAGCTCTGGAGCACCCTCTGAGTGCTCATTTCTCAGCGATGTGCTTGTCAGCGCCTCACTGAGGCaggaggagggagagacagatcAGGAGCAGCTTGACATCTTCTCCTCTGACTCTATGAGTGACCACACGGAGACAGAGAGCAGAGCAGGGGTCAGCTTCTACTTTAAG gaggaaGGTTTGTCAGAGGAGGAGATGGCACTTAAGAGAGCTTTGTTACTAGAGCGACAGCAAAGACGggcagaagaaataaagaaacggagagagagacaggagcaggagaacccgag CCATCTGTCTTCTACAGACAGTCTGCTCCAGTATGTGACTCCATCCCTTTCCCAGTCTCTGCCCACCACATATCCTCCTCCACTGCCACCCCAGACTGCAAACACCCCTAGGACACCTCAGGCCACACCCCCCGGGACACCACAAAGGCGTGGGGGGTTCACAAAGGCAGAGTATGAGCGAAGACACCAGCTGAAGATAATGGCTGATCTGGAGAGGGCGCTGAAGCAGAAACCGGCACAACGCAgcaacaagaaacacacacactcaccacgcAAGGAGaaaaaag TCGAACAGCAGAACCTTGTCCAGCCCAATGGACCCCTGCCTCCAGACAAAGCCACCAG CACCTCTGACTCCACCTCTAAATTGATGTCACCTGGACTTCTatccaatcagaatggagagaAGGACTGGGAAAATGGCTGCAATGGTTCTTCTCCAGCAGAATATACTG GACCCAAATTGTTCAAAGAGCCAAGTTTAAAATCCAACAAGTTCATCATCCACAATGCTCTGTCACGCTGCTGCCTTGCAGGAAAGGTCAACGAGAGTCAGAAGAACAAGATTGTTGAG GAAATGGAGAAAAGCTCAGCCAACCacttcctcatcctccttcgTGATTCTAACTGTCAGTTCCGTGCTATCTATACGTTGGATGGCCAGTCAGGTGAGATGCAGAGGCTGTGTGGTGTCGGCCCTCGGACGATTCCCTGCTCTTCGGTGGAGGCCATTTACAAGTACAACTCGGACAGGAAGCAGTTCAGCACGCTGCCATCTCGCACCGTCAGCATGAGTGTGGACGCCTTCACTATTTCTGCTCAGTTATGGCAAAGCAAGAAACAAAGCACACCTAAAAAAACAGCCACTCCTAAATAG
- the LOC113658472 gene encoding calmodulin-regulated spectrin-associated protein 3 isoform X2, translating to MVDSVPEIRPLERYEPNRAKTCASLRWLLCKAFGSSDDVPADLSESIPSDQDGDAVGVALECLLLSCELYSRTYLSVQQRNTHSQTHSHTHSHKDLLQLLQQHSAPPIHTQTHTPVTDTELSSKPINMAAHLALIDSLMSLAAMETVSVVKMAKEAEQFGDGSSWENSLLFWINKLNQKLRESTETEEGQKTQRCTDLQPLQPSCPSRWYWKLVPIRYRKDKVRSKQTPTFSVVSGVQDLSNGCAIAATVHFYCPQILPLEEVCLKDTMSVADSLYNLQLIREFCNDHLQGCCPLGFEDLLYAPPILWVNIMCFLAELLAVFEVQKPDIVKPVHSLDLTDASDLKDCTSPINGNSGSQFLLKQPLLSLTSPVSSNGGTDGRGWGKKQISRPFSAVAFSIPFPLDSDVDVVMGNPLFRSVSTDSLTMATNPALYSPPEDLSKLIGQAPLGELPAIEEALQVIHTVRNEPRQRPEGAPAGFFLHSHDKDETRLSSSAPCRSGMMYRPISGEGISDRRPTGCSKDSDMPEDLGTPTNGPTGGQMTSFAERRKRLPESPGASRVLGSEEPSSPGMMSPVGTAEAEELGAQLEEKRKAIESQKRRIEAIFTKHRQRLGKSAFLQLQRQQGEGGNGVKEEADSLSLDERLNKMEEALQKEEDKEKEEDKRKKDKKKDEEIEERDREQNVKLPPKLEKQVTFSLEPEKVPEKEPPLVEYNEAVSKLTSALQALQKDMQRLTEQQQKLMGKKTSASSSSKTLPLKTIPSPSKAWVIPASPKIAATPPRLSRESTRDLSPSGSPSRQSDLKSPKTSKNSTRKLYNNSPPPKSPKRQHPSRPSDLGFQPLTRVLSPLQNVDTLPHLRRVSPSQCQVQTNSTLRIGGPRTPQEPESQPQQQSAQESAESESASSDEHTPIFSLELEPTDPAPPPAVECAASVCAGSSSGAPSECSFLSDVLVSASLRQEEGETDQEQLDIFSSDSMSDHTETESRAGVSFYFKEEGLSEEEMALKRALLLERQQRRAEEIKKRRERQEQENPSHLSSTDSLLQYVTPSLSQSLPTTYPPPLPPQTANTPRTPQATPPGTPQRRGGFTKAEYERRHQLKIMADLERALKQKPAQRSNKKHTHSPRKEKKVEQQNLVQPNGPLPPDKATSTSDSTSKLMSPGLLSNQNGEKDWENGCNGSSPAEYTGPKLFKEPSLKSNKFIIHNALSRCCLAGKVNESQKNKIVEEMEKSSANHFLILLRDSNCQFRAIYTLDGQSGEMQRLCGVGPRTIPCSSVEAIYKYNSDRKQFSTLPSRTVSMSVDAFTISAQLWQSKKQSTPKKTATPK from the exons atgGTGGACTCGGTACCGGAGATCAGGCCTCTGGAGCGCTATGAGCCGAACCGAGCCAAAACCTGCGCCAGTCTCCGGTGGCTCCTGTGCAAAGCGTTCGGTTCCTCAG ATGATGTTCCAGCAGATCTGAGTGAATCTATACCTAGTGATCAGGATGGTGATGCAGTGGGCGTGGCTCTGGAGTGCCTCCTGCTGTCCTGTGAGCTGTACTCTCGCACATATCTGTCTGTCCAGCAGCgaaacacacactcgcaaacacactcacacacacactcgcacaaagACCTGCTGCAGCTactccagcagcacagtgcacCACcaatacacactcaaacacacacaccggtcACGGACACTGAACTGTCAAGCAAACCTATCAacatg GCAGCTCATTTGGCCCTGATAGATTCCCTGATGTCACTGGCTGCCATGGAGACGGTCAGCGTGGTAAAGATGGCCAAGGAGGCGGAGCAGTTTGGGGATGGAAGCAGCTGGGAAAACTCACTCCTGTTCTGGATCAACAAG ttgAATCAAAAGttgagagagagcacagagactGAAGAGGGTCAGAAGACACAACGCTGCACAGATCTCCAACCTCTTCAACCATCT TGTCCATCACGCTGGTACTGGAAGCTGGTTCCA ATCCGCTACAGAAAGGACAAGGTGCGATCTAAACAGACTCCCACCTTTTCAGTCGTGTCTGGAGTGCAAGATCTGTCCAACGGCTGTGCCATCGCTGCTACCGTACACTTCTACTGCCCCCAGATTTTGCCCCTAGAAG aaGTTTGTCTGAAGGACACCATGTCAGTAGCAGACAGCTTATATAATCTGCAGTTGATTAGAGAGTTTTGCAATGACCACCTGCAAGGCTGCTGCCCACTAGGTTTTGAGGACCTACTGTATGCCCCGCCCATATTATGG GTGAACATCATGTGCTTCTTGGCTGAGCTCCTTGCTGTGTTTGAAGTGCAAAAACCTGATATAGTCAAGCCAGTGCACAGCTTGGACCTGACAG ATGCCTCTGATTTAAAGGACTGCACCAGCCCTATCAATGGCAATAG TGGATCACAGTTCCTGCTTAAGCAACCCCTCTTATCATTGACATCCCCAGTTTCTTCTAATGGTGGAACAG ATGGCCGAGGCTGGGGTAAAAAACAGATCAG TCGTCCTTTCTCTGCTGTGGCTTTTAGCATTCCTTTTCCTCTGGACAGTGATGTGGATGTCGTAATGGGCAATCCTCTGTTCCGGTCAGTTAGCACTGACAGCctcaccatggcaacaaacCCTGCTTTGTACTCACCTCCTGAAGATCTGAGTAAGCTGATAGGTCAGGCTCCGCTGGGGGAGTTGCCTGCTATTGAGGAGGCACTGCAAGTCATTCACACAGTGCGGAATGAACCACGTCAGCGTCCAGAGGGGGCACCAGCTGGTTTCTTCCTCCACTCCCATGATAAGGATGAGACCAGACTGAGCAGCTCTGCCCCGTGCCGTTCTGGGATGATGTACAGACCAATCAGTGGGGAAGGAATTAGTGACAGAAGGCCAACAGGTTGTTCCAAAGATTCTGACATGCCAGAAGACCTTGGAACACCCACCAATGGACCAACAGGAGGCCAAATGACAAGTTTCGCTGAGCGTAGGAAAAGGCTTCCAGAGTCTCCGGGGGCTTCTAGGGTCCTGGGCTCAGAGGAACCTTCAAGCCCAGGGATGATGAGCCCTGTTGGCACAGCGGAGGCTGAGGAGCTAGGGGCACAATTGGAGGAAAAACGCAAAGCCATTGAATCACAGAAGAGACGGATAGAGGCAATCTTTACAAAGCACAGACAGAGACTCGGCAAGAGCGCCTTCCTACAACTGCAACGGCAACAAGGGGAAGGAGGAAATGGAGTCAAAGAAGAGGCAGATTCACTTAGTCTAGATGAAAGACTTAATAAAATGGAGGAAGCGCTTCAAAAAGAGGAAGATaaggagaaagaggaagacaagagaaagaaagacaagaaaaaagacGAGGAAATAgaagagagggacagagaacAAAATGTCAAACTGCCACCCAAACTGGAGAAGCAGGTGACATTCTCATTGGAGCCGGAGAAGGTGCCTGAGAAAGAGCCACCACTGGTTGAATACAACGAGGCAGTGTCCAAGCTAACCTCTGCCTTGCAAGCACTACAGAAGGATATGCAGCGTCTCACAGAACAGCAACAGAAGCTTATGGGAAAGAAAACATCAGCATCTTCATCATCCAAAACCCTGCCACTTAAAACAATCCCATCTCCAAGCAAAGCATGGGTCATACCAGCAAGTCCAAAAATCGCAGCCACACCCCCTCGTCTCTCACGTGAATCCACCCGTGACCTTTCACCCTCAGGGTCACCATCACGTCAAAGTGACCTTAAATCACCTAAAACATCCAAAAACTCCACTCGTAAGCTTTATAACAACTCCCCTCCTCCTAAGAGCCCCAAACGACAGCACCCCAGCCGTCCCAGTGACCTTGGTTTCCAGCCCCTCACCCGTGTCCTCTCACCTCTCCAGAATGTTGACACACTACCCCACCTTCGACGTGTTTCTCCCAGTCAATGTCAGGTGCAGACCAACTCCACCCTTCGAATCGGAGGTCCACGAACACCCCAGGAGCCTGAAAGTCAACCCCAACAGCAATCAGCCCAAGAGAGTGCAGAGTCTGAATCTGCTTCCAGCGACGAGCACACTCCAATTTTCAGTCTGGAACTGGAGCCCACTGACCCTGCACCACCCCCTGCTG TGGAATGTGCTGCGAGTGTTTGTGCTGGCAGTAGCTCTGGAGCACCCTCTGAGTGCTCATTTCTCAGCGATGTGCTTGTCAGCGCCTCACTGAGGCaggaggagggagagacagatcAGGAGCAGCTTGACATCTTCTCCTCTGACTCTATGAGTGACCACACGGAGACAGAGAGCAGAGCAGGGGTCAGCTTCTACTTTAAG gaggaaGGTTTGTCAGAGGAGGAGATGGCACTTAAGAGAGCTTTGTTACTAGAGCGACAGCAAAGACGggcagaagaaataaagaaacggagagagagacaggagcaggagaacccgag CCATCTGTCTTCTACAGACAGTCTGCTCCAGTATGTGACTCCATCCCTTTCCCAGTCTCTGCCCACCACATATCCTCCTCCACTGCCACCCCAGACTGCAAACACCCCTAGGACACCTCAGGCCACACCCCCCGGGACACCACAAAGGCGTGGGGGGTTCACAAAGGCAGAGTATGAGCGAAGACACCAGCTGAAGATAATGGCTGATCTGGAGAGGGCGCTGAAGCAGAAACCGGCACAACGCAgcaacaagaaacacacacactcaccacgcAAGGAGaaaaaag TCGAACAGCAGAACCTTGTCCAGCCCAATGGACCCCTGCCTCCAGACAAAGCCACCAG CACCTCTGACTCCACCTCTAAATTGATGTCACCTGGACTTCTatccaatcagaatggagagaAGGACTGGGAAAATGGCTGCAATGGTTCTTCTCCAGCAGAATATACTG GACCCAAATTGTTCAAAGAGCCAAGTTTAAAATCCAACAAGTTCATCATCCACAATGCTCTGTCACGCTGCTGCCTTGCAGGAAAGGTCAACGAGAGTCAGAAGAACAAGATTGTTGAG GAAATGGAGAAAAGCTCAGCCAACCacttcctcatcctccttcgTGATTCTAACTGTCAGTTCCGTGCTATCTATACGTTGGATGGCCAGTCAGGTGAGATGCAGAGGCTGTGTGGTGTCGGCCCTCGGACGATTCCCTGCTCTTCGGTGGAGGCCATTTACAAGTACAACTCGGACAGGAAGCAGTTCAGCACGCTGCCATCTCGCACCGTCAGCATGAGTGTGGACGCCTTCACTATTTCTGCTCAGTTATGGCAAAGCAAGAAACAAAGCACACCTAAAAAAACAGCCACTCCTAAATAG